The stretch of DNA CCACACCACCAGCGGCGACGAGATAGTGCTTGCCGTTCGGGTGATACCACGGCGTGAACAGGTCAAGATCGCCCTGCATCGCGCGGAAACGGACACGGCCCCAGAGGATTTTGGCGACTTCCAGCACACCCATCGAACACAGGAACACCGCCACGATCACGATGCCGGCCCAGCGATAGCGCCGCTTCAACTCGTCGGGAATCTTATAGACGATGGCGGCGATCAGGATGGCGACGATGACGCCGTAGGCGACGCCGAACAGATGGCAGTATTTGTAACACAATGCGAGTCCCAACAACGTCGAACCGAGGTAGACAAGGCCTGAAAGCACAAGTTTCGCAAGATTCTCTCGTACGAATCTGTAGGTCCAGAAGAGCAACGCCGCACCAATCATCAGTACGGTCGCGCCGATAAGCGGAGCCAGCCGCTCAAAGAACGCCGAAAAACCATTACCGGGCATGTACAGCGCCTGATCGATGCGCAGATCGGCGAACGTACCGATGATCAACAGAACCAATGCGCCAATCGCTGTGGCAGGAAATATCTTTTTCATACGTTCAATCCTCATGGTCCGTATCGTTTTCTTTTTCATATCATTGCCGTAAAGAACATACATACCAACCCGCACCGCGGCGGTTTCGGCCGTCTGCAAGTCAGCGTTGCCAATTCCAAGCTCAATACTGTATCCCGCCGAAAGCCACGGACCACGTCTGCCTGCGAGAGGTTCGGGAAACGTTCACATAGCAATTTCCCCGGCAAGCGCGAAGCCTACCGGGGAAATGCAACACTAGTTACTTGGATTCGGTTCGACGGTATTGTCGAAATCGGACAAAGCCCAAGTACAACGGGCTCAGCCTCACTTGCCGGACGGGGTGCCGTCGATCACGTCGTGGGCGATGTCGGCGACGACCGGGACGATCATCGGCTTGCGATGAAGCTGACGGGAGACCCAGCCACCGATGGTGCGGCGCATGATCTGCTGGAGCTTGTGGGTATCGTGGGTGCCCTGCATCATCGCGTCCTCGAGCTGACCGACGATCTGGCGACGCACCTTGTCGAGATCGCTCTCGTCATCGGGAATCGCGTTCATATAGACCTTCGGGCCGGAGATGACGTTCTTGGCGTCGGTATCGACCACGGCGAAGATGGAAACGAAGCCTTCGGTGCCGAGGATCTTGCGCTTCTCGAGCTCGTCGTCGGTCAGCTCACCGACGGTATCGCCATCGACGTAGACGTAGGCGCACGGCACAGAACCGACGACCGCGGCCTGGCCGTGATAGAGATCGACCACATCGCCGTCCTCGGCGAGCACGACGTTCTTCGGATCGACGCCGGTCTTGACGGCCACCAGGCCGTTGGCGACCAGGTGGCGGTTCTCTCCGTGGATCGGCATGACGCACTTGGGCTTCAGGATGTTGTAGAAGTAGGTGAGCTCGCCTTCGTTGGAGTGGCCGGAGACGTGGATCTTCGCGTTGTCGCGGTTGACCACGCGCGCGCCCTTCTGGACGAGCTTGTTGATCATGCCGTAGACCTCGTTCTCGTTGCCGGGAATGAGGGAGCTGGCCATCACGACGGTGTCGAACTCGTTGATGGTGATGTCGCGGTGGGTGCCGTCGGCGATGCGGCCGAGCGCGGCCATCGGCTCGCCCTGCGAACCGGTGCACATGTAGACCAGCTTGTTGTCTTGAATATCCTTGGCCTTCTTCAGATCGACCACGGTGCCTTCGGGGATATGCAGATAGCCGAGATCGGCGGCGATGGACATGTTGCGCACCATCGAACGGCCAACGAAGACGACCTTGCGGCCGACCTTGTGCGCGGCGTCGACGACCTGCTGGACGCGGTGGACGTGGCTGGAGAAGCTGGCGACGATGATCTTGCGGGTAGCCTCGCTGAAGGCACGCTCGAGCTCGGGGCCGATGGTGCTTTCGGGACGCACGAAGCCGGGGACCTCGGCGTTGGTGGAATCGACCATCACCAGGTCGACGCCCTTCTCGCCGAGCTTGCCGAATTCCACCAAATCTGTAATACGATGGTCGATGGGCAGCTGGTCGAGTTTGAAGTCGCCGGTGTCGATGACGGTGCCGGCAGGCGTGTTGATGCACACAGCCAATGCATCCGGGATGGAGTGCGTGACGGCGACGAACTCGAGGTTGAACGGGCCGACCTTGAGCTTGTCGCGGCCGTTGACCTCGACGCAACGCGGGTTCTGATGATGCTCCTCGCACTTGGCCTTGACGAAGGCGAGCGTGAGCTTCGAGCCGATCAGCGGGATGTCAGGGCGAAGGTTCAGCAGGTAGGGCACGCCGCCGATGTGGTCTTCGTGACCGTGGGTCAGCACGAGCGCCTCGATATCGTCAAGCCTGTCCTTGATATAGCTGAAATCAGGGAGGATGAGATCGACGCCGGGCTGCTCCTCGTCGGGGAAGAGCACACCGCAATCGACCAGCAGCAGATGGCCGTTGTATTCGACCACGTTCATGTTGCGGCCGATTTCACCCAAGCCGCCGAGCGGGACGATACGCATCGAGCCCTTGCGGTACTTCGGCGGGGCGATCAGCACGGCGTCCTGGTTGGGCGAGGTGCCGGGAGTGCGCGAAACCGTACGCGGGTTGGAACGGCGGCCACCAGAGCGGCTTCCGCCACGTGGGGCACGAGACGAATTCGAGCCGCTCGACCGACGTCCGCCCGAACGGGAGGAGCTACGGGATTCGCTACGCTTGCTGCTTGTGCGTTTCTCACCGCTCTTGGCACTCGTGCGCTTTTCGGAATTCTCGGCAACTTCTTCGCTTTTGCGAGCGCGTGCCTTGCTGGCGCTGCCACGGCGATGCGTGGCGGTAGTTTTTTCTTTTGTTTCTGTCATATTCTTTAACTGTTTTCTGTTTTCTTAGTGTCCGCACCTGTGTGTGGACGAGGTATAAAAACAGCGGACGAAAGCCCGCTGGACGCTTACGCGCCGCCGACTTCCCCGCTGCAATGAGTAGTGCTTTTGCCTTGCTGTATCGTCAAAACCTTCTTAAAACCTAGGCATCCAGGATACCGGCAGCGACCATACCCTGATGGGCACGCTCAAATTCCGCTTGGCCCGGACCGACATTCGGCAGGCGCATCGTGGTCTCGTCGAGCCATCCGCGCTCGTGCAGCGCGGCCTTGGCGAGCACACCCTGGAATCCGGTGCCGTTGATGGCATCGACCAGCGGGGCCAGACGAACCGCAAGGCGCTGGGCCTGACGGATATCACCGCGGTCGAAGGCATCGGCGAGCTGGCGCATCGGGTCGGACGCGACGTGGGCAATCACCGAAATGATGCCGACGGCCCCGATGGAAAGGAACGGCAAGAACAGCGCGTCGTCGCCGGAGTACCAGGTCAGACCGGTTTCCATACGCTTGCGCACCGCTCCGGCGATGTCCCCCGTGGCGTCCTTGACCGCCTTGATATTCTCGAGCCCGGCCAGCCGACGGTAGGTCTCCAGTTCAAGATGCACGCCCGTACGTCCTGGGACGTCGTAGACGATGATCGGCTTGTCCGCCGATTCGTTGACCGCCTGATAATGGCGGAAAATGCCTTCCTGCGAAGGACGGGAATAGTAAGGAGCGACCACCAGCACCGCGTCGGCGCCGGCCTCCTGCGTCTGCTCGACCATACGTACCGTATGGGCGGTGTCGTTGGAACCCGCGCCGGAAATCACCGGCACGTCGACGGCCTCCTTGACCACTTCAACGAGCTTGACCTTCTCATCCATGTGGGTGACCGGGGATTCACCGGTGGTGCCGTTGACCAGCAGGCCGTCGGCCCCGGAGGCGACCAAATGCTTGGCCAATGCCGCGGATGCCTCGAAATCGATGGAACCATCCCCGAGCATCGGCGTGACCATAGCGGGAATAACACGGCCGAATGGCGCCGGATCAAGAAGATGCATAGAAGACTCACTCATACTTCAACGCTACTTGCCGGGCGGGACGCTTAACGTCCCTACCTTAAAGGTCGAGGAACGCGTCGAGGCCTACGGTCAGGCCGGGGTGGGAACCGGAGGCGAGGTTGCGCACGGCCAACAGGACGCCGGACATGAAGGAGGCGCGGTCGAAGCTGTCGGCGCGGATGACGAGCTGCTCGCCGGTGTTGCCCAGCAGGACTTCCTCGTGGGCGTTTAGGCCCTGCAAGCGCACGGCATGGACGTGGACACCGTCGACGACCTGACCGCGCGAGGCCGCCTCACCTTGCGTACCATCGGGCATCGGGGAGCAACCGGCCTGCTTTCGGGCCTCGGCGATCGCCTGGGCGGTGTGGATGGCGGTGCCGGAAGGGGCGTCGACCTTGTCGGGGTGGTGCAGCTCGATGACCTCGGCGGACGTGAAGTATTTGGCGGCCTGCGCGGCGAACTTGTCGGCCAGGACCGCGGAGATGGCGAAGTTCGGGGCGATGAAGACCGCCTGATCGTGGCGCGGTGCCTTGGCAAGTGCGGCCTTGACCTGATCGAGCTTCTCGGCGGTCCAACCGGTGGTACCGACCACGACGTTGACACCTTGAGCCACGAGTTTCAGCACATTATCCAGTGAGGCGTTCGGCACGGTGAACTCCACCGCTACGTCGGTGTTGTCCGGCGTAATGGCGGCGATATCGTCATTCTCACCGACTTGCTGCGCGACTTGCATATCGTCCGCGGCCTTGACCGCCTCGACCACACTGCCGCCCATGCGTCCCTGCGCACCGACCACTGAAACTCTGATCATCACTCCTACCTTCCAGCCTAAAAAACAATTCATCGTCAATCGTACAACGACAATCTCACGCTCCCCCGCATTTCCTGTATTTTGTATATGTTGGTGCCACCAAGTGAGCGAAATTCAACAGATTTAGGAGTCATTTGCCAGAATAACGCCATCTTGGTGCACCAAGATGGCCGATTTTTAAAGAATTGATGCCGATTTACCTGATATCGATGCGCTTGGTGCACCAAGACCACCCTAAAATTGCACTTTTCACATTTAAAACCGAACGACACGCCGAAATGTGGATAACTCCGAGCATTCGACCACAGTACCCGTTTTAGCTTCACTCGGAAGGCAATAGCATTTACGCTTGAATGCATGACAAACATTTATGATACGCAAAGCATCGCTTACCAACAGCTCGATGCCATCCGCAATGAAACGGCAGACTCCCTTCACGGCCTAACAGCAATATTCGGCAAAGGGATAATCGCCTGTCACACTACGGCACTCAAATTGTTACGCATTGAACTGCCCTCACATTCCAGCATCAACCAGGATAAGATCCATATCCTCACCGACAGGAGCAACGCCGACCGATTGCCCAATGCCGAACTCATCTCCTGCCATACATCAAGAATCCATTTTGAACCCATTGATGTCGACGAAGTGATCTCAGCGGTTCCGCCCGTATTCGTTTGGTGGCAGATGGCCGCTTATCTCGACTGGACAGAGCTTATCGTTCTCGGCGATAGCATGATGCGCGGGAACCATGCCATTCGACGTCTTTCGCTCAGTGATTTTCAAATGTTTATGGACAAGCTGCACCCGAATACACCACAATTGAAGAAATGCGCGACCTCATTGAGTTTTATGCGAGAGAATACGGATTCATCAATGGAAAGTCGTCTACGGATACAGTTAGCGAGACTGGGCCTAGGCGGTCTGAAAGTCAATGCCCAGGTTGCCGATCCTGAAGAAGGACATAACTGGTCGATTGATCTCGCATGGCCGAAACACCATATCGGAATTGAATATGACGGACAATATCATTTCGACAAGGCACAGGTAATCTCGGATACGCACAAAAGGCAACGACTCAGAAAAGCGGGATGGAAGATCATCACCGTCTACGCCCAAGACTTCTATGATCTTGTCGAATTCGGCACGTATTCGGATATCTTCAAAACCATCATCTCCGCGTTGCAACAGGCATCAGGCAAACGAGTATTGGCACATGAACCATTCACTGACGCAAAGATGATCAGGCACGGCGACAACCTTCTCCTTCGCCGACGATACAGGAGATGCAGCAGTCTCGCAGCATCTGGCAACAAAACCACAATAACCGGATAAAAAGCGGCAAATCACCGATACACGGGATCATGCAATTCTCGATTTTTCTTTTATAACAAATTCACGCTCGTTTTCGGGGTCTTGGTGCCACCAAGACCCCGAATTATATAAGAATGAGTGTGAATTCACTCAATTTTGGCCTGCTTGGTGCACCAAGCAAGGCGTTTTTAATGAATATGGTCTTATATGTGGCAAAAAACGGGGACTTGGTGGCACCAACAACACGAAAATGAGGCGAAATGAACATTGTGGGCCGCGGCTTGCGTCGACTGCGGCTTTACAACGGCAGCATTGGGGCACGAAACGTATATCCCTGACTCCGCACGCCACATATCACCATCAGCAACTCGGGATGTCACTGCGTCTCAGCGTCTACGCGCCAAAGCCCAGCCGAGCACGGCCAGGGGCACGGCGGCGAAGGTGGTGGCGATCGGCAGGAGCAGGCCGACATGCGGACTGGAGACGTCGAGCACCATGCCGGCCAGCGACGAGCCGAAGGACGTGCCGACCGTGCCGGCGGTGGTGACCCACGAGAGGCCTTCGGTGAGGCTCGTAGGCGGGACGATGTCTTTGATGATCAGGTTGCCGGTGGCGAACAGCGGCGAGACGCACAAGCCGGAAAGCACCGAGAAGACGCCGAGCAGGATGAGGTTGTCCATCGCCAGGCGGCAGAGCACGTAGCCGCAGGTCAGCAGTGCCAGGTAGACCACCATATGCTTCCAGTTGGAGCCCTTGGGTTTGTGCGAGCCGAAGATGAACGCACCGACGCAGGAGCCGACGGCGAACATGGCCAGCTGAAGCCCCAGGAACTGGCTGCGGCCGATGGCCTTCATCATCGCGGTGACCGAGACGTCGAACTCGTTGAAGCTCATGTTGAAGACCACGAAGACGACCAGCAGCGGAATCACGCCGCCGTAGAGCAGCACGCTTTTGGGCTTCGGAGCGTGGGTGTGCAGCTGTTTGAGGCTCACCCCGTCCTCTTCGAGGCGCAGGCCTTCGTCGCCGCCACGATTGGCTGAGGCGGCCTTGACGTCGGCGTCCGTGGGAGAGGCCGCGACGACCGCCACGCTTTCCAGAACGGGCGGCTGGGTGCCTTTAAGACTGAAGAAAACCGCTCCTCCGAGCGCGCAGGCGATAGTGGGAACAAAGAGCTGGGAGACGGGGCTGACCGACGTGGCGAGCCCTGCGGCGAGGATCGGGCCCAAAATAAAGACCATCTCATCAATGCCGGCCTCGAGCGCATAGGCCGTGTCGAGCAGGTCGCTGTCTTTCGGGTCGCGTAGGGCGTAGGCCCAGCGGGTACGCACCAG from Bifidobacterium sp. ESL0800 encodes:
- a CDS encoding phosphatase PAP2 family protein, translating into MKKIFPATAIGALVLLIIGTFADLRIDQALYMPGNGFSAFFERLAPLIGATVLMIGAALLFWTYRFVRENLAKLVLSGLVYLGSTLLGLALCYKYCHLFGVAYGVIVAILIAAIVYKIPDELKRRYRWAGIVIVAVFLCSMGVLEVAKILWGRVRFRAMQGDLDLFTPWYHPNGKHYLVAAGGVADNIKSFPSGHSLWAGSTLSLCLLALVEPRWKSKEGMVFGLALVYALVVMLSRMMQGAHFLSDVTVGFALPLLALWLARHLLLKQLAQHYPQEYALV
- a CDS encoding ribonuclease J produces the protein MTETKEKTTATHRRGSASKARARKSEEVAENSEKRTSAKSGEKRTSSKRSESRSSSRSGGRRSSGSNSSRAPRGGSRSGGRRSNPRTVSRTPGTSPNQDAVLIAPPKYRKGSMRIVPLGGLGEIGRNMNVVEYNGHLLLVDCGVLFPDEEQPGVDLILPDFSYIKDRLDDIEALVLTHGHEDHIGGVPYLLNLRPDIPLIGSKLTLAFVKAKCEEHHQNPRCVEVNGRDKLKVGPFNLEFVAVTHSIPDALAVCINTPAGTVIDTGDFKLDQLPIDHRITDLVEFGKLGEKGVDLVMVDSTNAEVPGFVRPESTIGPELERAFSEATRKIIVASFSSHVHRVQQVVDAAHKVGRKVVFVGRSMVRNMSIAADLGYLHIPEGTVVDLKKAKDIQDNKLVYMCTGSQGEPMAALGRIADGTHRDITINEFDTVVMASSLIPGNENEVYGMINKLVQKGARVVNRDNAKIHVSGHSNEGELTYFYNILKPKCVMPIHGENRHLVANGLVAVKTGVDPKNVVLAEDGDVVDLYHGQAAVVGSVPCAYVYVDGDTVGELTDDELEKRKILGTEGFVSIFAVVDTDAKNVISGPKVYMNAIPDDESDLDKVRRQIVGQLEDAMMQGTHDTHKLQQIMRRTIGGWVSRQLHRKPMIVPVVADIAHDVIDGTPSGK
- the dapA gene encoding 4-hydroxy-tetrahydrodipicolinate synthase, encoding MSESSMHLLDPAPFGRVIPAMVTPMLGDGSIDFEASAALAKHLVASGADGLLVNGTTGESPVTHMDEKVKLVEVVKEAVDVPVISGAGSNDTAHTVRMVEQTQEAGADAVLVVAPYYSRPSQEGIFRHYQAVNESADKPIIVYDVPGRTGVHLELETYRRLAGLENIKAVKDATGDIAGAVRKRMETGLTWYSGDDALFLPFLSIGAVGIISVIAHVASDPMRQLADAFDRGDIRQAQRLAVRLAPLVDAINGTGFQGVLAKAALHERGWLDETTMRLPNVGPGQAEFERAHQGMVAAGILDA
- the dapB gene encoding 4-hydroxy-tetrahydrodipicolinate reductase, which translates into the protein MIRVSVVGAQGRMGGSVVEAVKAADDMQVAQQVGENDDIAAITPDNTDVAVEFTVPNASLDNVLKLVAQGVNVVVGTTGWTAEKLDQVKAALAKAPRHDQAVFIAPNFAISAVLADKFAAQAAKYFTSAEVIELHHPDKVDAPSGTAIHTAQAIAEARKQAGCSPMPDGTQGEAASRGQVVDGVHVHAVRLQGLNAHEEVLLGNTGEQLVIRADSFDRASFMSGVLLAVRNLASGSHPGLTVGLDAFLDL
- a CDS encoding MFS transporter; its protein translation is MSNVVRSSSSQRHKSPYGRLFAIPGAKAFCISGAVARLPISMMSLGIVLALNHMYNNWTIAGTMSAAYILAVAVVTPFYARLFDRFGQRKVGWPALVVSVLFMLVFAFAAWARVSIPVLFVLAILMGLTQFAFGALVRTRWAYALRDPKDSDLLDTAYALEAGIDEMVFILGPILAAGLATSVSPVSQLFVPTIACALGGAVFFSLKGTQPPVLESVAVVAASPTDADVKAASANRGGDEGLRLEEDGVSLKQLHTHAPKPKSVLLYGGVIPLLVVFVVFNMSFNEFDVSVTAMMKAIGRSQFLGLQLAMFAVGSCVGAFIFGSHKPKGSNWKHMVVYLALLTCGYVLCRLAMDNLILLGVFSVLSGLCVSPLFATGNLIIKDIVPPTSLTEGLSWVTTAGTVGTSFGSSLAGMVLDVSSPHVGLLLPIATTFAAVPLAVLGWALARRR